The window TTCGTCACTGCCCTGTCATTATGTCTGTCAGTTGGTCTGTCACGGACGGAACCTTACCCTGCTTGCCCCTGGGGTCTCCCGCCAGTGCCGTCACACATCACCGCGAGGCCTCGTCCATAACCATGACGCTTGCCGGCCTATCTTCAGCCCAGAGCAGGGGGTATTGGGCCCAGAGTTTTTAGTGTGGCACCAGCCGACATGggggcgccgtcgtccaaACCCAGGGACGCAAAGACGCTCCTTGGACCATGGTCCAGGGGTCGGGGCGGACGCCGGGGCCCGGGGCCAGGGCCAGGATTGGGAACTAGGGgggtgggatgagatgggatgaGCTGCGAATGGGACGAGTGGATGCCTGTGTGGATGTGAAGGGTTCAGGTTCGCTCAGGTGGGTGTAACCACCcattctctcctctcttgcGACCTTCTCTGGTATTGTTTCCCCTCGCCTTGCTTCTGCTGACATGgacacacacaacacactCACACATGGCAcgcactcactcacccactcgCTCTCTCACATCCACCCACCGAATCTGCTCGCACGCTTCCTCCTCTTGACTCCCTCTCACAGCCTGCTTGAGCCCCCGTGCACCACACATCATCCTTCCCGCGCAAACCATCCTGGATCTCCCTGGGTTGCCTGCATAGCTTTGCACCGTCTGCACAGTTCTGCATCTTCCGCACAgttgctttgctttgcttaCCTCACCTTACCTTATTAGCCTTGCCGGCCTAccctgtctgtctgccctGGTTCTCAGAGACCTCCTGGGActtcccctttctcttcGCTCTCAGGGCCCCAAGCGTCAAGAGAGGTGACCGGCCCCCTTGCTCCCTTGGTCTCCCGATACCTCCACCCGTATATGATCTCCTCGCTGCTAGGGGGTACCCGGTGTACAACGAGAGAGActgagagaagagagagaggtgcccgccgccgccccccttccttgCTCGCCCATGCCCTGCCGCCACTCCCAGCGCCTACCTACCGCGCGACTTACACCCACGTCGCCTAGTCAGTCACATACACTCTCAGCGCTCCGTGACGATGGGTCGACAAGACAAATGAATACATCTTCCGCCtctcacccccctccccccctcccgtctctccttcttctcactCCTCCTGTCATTGTTTTTTGTGCCCTTTCCCTCTCGTCAAGCCTCGTCTGTGCTCTCCAGGCCCTTGCCTAGACGGATCGAATATCTCGCCCTCAAGCCTTGGGAGGACTTTGCCAAACCTTGCTGTCTCACCTCGTCGCGGCCCTGCCTCACCCTTCCTCATCCCGCTTCTCGTCCCCCGTTTGATCTTAAAGCGGACAAGTTCCCCTCGACCTGCTGTCCCAAATTCTGCGCCTCTCACACCCACGTTCTCTCTTCGCACCTCTCTTAATATCAGACCTTCAGCCTCCTAACCTCAGTCACTCTTTCACCTTACGCTCTAGTCCATGACTTGAGCCGACGCCCCTCGTTACCGCTTGAGAAGAGAATACGCATGCCTATCCTCGCCTGCTACACTGATCTCGCACGCTCGCTCCGCACGCACAtccagacacacacacacacacacacacacacacacacattcaTTTACCTTGCCATTCAGCCACATAGCAAACCTCTGTTGACGGGTTAATCCTTGAAGCTCAAGCAGCTTTGCCGTATCAACCATGGCCTACTACCAAGACTACCAGACTCCATACGATTATGCTGCCTTCAGCACCCCGTTCCCCGGAAACCTGTACCAAAATGAGTACAACATGGAACTCTACCGACAGCAAGCCGCCATGATGAATCGAGGCATGTTCCCGGGTGTTGGCGGAAAGGTCACCGAATCCAAGCCAAGACTTGCTAAGGACGAAGTCGACAAGCTTGAGAGGGAGTTCCAGAGGAACAATAAGCCCAACAGCAGCCTGAAAAAGCAGCTTGCCGAGGAAATGAGAGTCGATATTGCAAGAATCAATGTACTTCGTACCCGTATACCCGTTTCGCACGACACGCACTAATTGGCTCTAGAATTGGTTCCAAAACCGTCGAGCAAAGGCGAAacaggagaagagggcgcAGGAGAACGAGGCTCGCCGCAAGTCGgagcaggccgccgatgaaTCGACAAACTCCGAAACCATTAAAGAGTCCTTCCACGACCACGATGACGACCTCCGCCCGTCCAAagcccctttcccccccgTTAAGGCACATCCCGGCGTGACTAGCAGCCGTGAGAGCTCGCCATCGGAAGGGACCGAGACCCCGGAGCAATCCGCAGAACAACCACACGTCATTGCGGAAGAGACAGAGTCGGAGTATGCCTCGCCCGAGTCGTCCAACTCGTTCCAGCACCAAGACCTCAATATCAGCTACGCCCTCGCCTCCGACGCGTTCTTCTCGGACCAGCCGTCCTGCGACTTCACGTCATCCATGCCATTGGAGGCATCCCACCCGACACCCGGACACTTGACTCTTTCGATACCCAACCAGTTCATGTCGCACCTTCCCGAGTCGACGAGCGCCTCGTCCTTCTCATCATACCATCATCTGTCTAGTGCGAGCGACTTCGGAGATTCGCTTGCACCCATGGCGCATAGCTTGTCTGGTAACTTGACCGAACCGATCCCCATCAACATCAAGCAAGAGCAGATGCAAGCCGAGGCCCTGAACAGGTTTGATCCGTTCTCCCCTGCGTCGATGTCTCAGTCGCCGCCAGAGATGTCCACCTCAGACTTGCGTTTCAGGTCGCCCTCGACTATCGACATCGCCAGCAGGAGAAACTCGAAGCGGCCCGCACAGCTTGTTAGCTGCATGCGAAGCCAATCATACAACTATTCCGGCCCCAAGACGGGCATCGAGATGCCTAGGAGGATGGAGGCGCCGAGCCCAATGCGCCGCGTTGCATCTGCAACGGGCAACTTTCCTAGAGGGATTCAGAAGATGTCCAGCTCAGGCCCGCGATCGCCACTGTACTTTGACCGTAACCAGGAGAACCTCCTTCTGCAGATGGCCTCAAGGTCCCCGGTATCACGAAGCCCGGCAGCGCCACCCACGCCAAACACGCCGATTGTCCCTAGCCAACAGGCGCTGCGCGAGACGACCGTCTCTTCCATGTCCTCGGCCGATGACGAAAAGAGCTATAGCCACCAGAACACCCTGACCGTGCCCCAGTACGCCATGGACCCGACCATGAGGACGCCGCCCGACACCCCTGGCATGCTGACGATGCCGAACTCCATGTTCCCTACATTTGACTTCAACGTGCCTGACGATCCGCTCCCTACGCCCAGCTTTGGCGGCTTTGAGCAGGATTTCCCTGCCTTGTCGACGAGCATCCCGAGTTATGTCGCACACGGTTGCGCAAGCCAGCCGGTGACACCATCGTACCCTCCCGGCAACATGGGGCCGGCATTTTACTCGTcctacggcggcggtggcaacACTGAGTACAACTGGTCGGATGCCTCTGCCGTCTCGGCCAAGCCGTCACCTGATCAGTCACGGTCAAGACAGTTTCAGTTCACCAACATGACTGCGCAAGATTTCCACGGAGAGTGAGGCGTTGCCTGTCTCAGTGGCTGCTTTTGACCTCAATCCTGCATATATCCGCATGGATGAGGACCGTTAGGGACATAAGTTCCCTACATACCAGTAGCCGCACGCAGTGTggacttttttttctttgttTATCACGCAACCGCCAACTGGGCGCTGTATAACAACAAAGCATGGGAAGGTATTAGGCGCGTATTTTTACTTCGTACCTACAGCGACTGCGATATCATTGGTCATCGGCGCGTCACCGGACTACTCGGATTAGGTTTTCATTTTCGTTTTAAGAAtggtttttcttctttccttttcgTCTTTCTCTGTCAGACACACTGCTCGCTTCAGCAATGATTTCCTTTTTTTCTATGATACCTACTGCATACACATCAAAGAAACCATTCTCTTAACCTAATGTAATGATA is drawn from Colletotrichum destructivum chromosome 6, complete sequence and contains these coding sequences:
- a CDS encoding Putative Homeobox domain-containing protein, which encodes MAYYQDYQTPYDYAAFSTPFPGNLYQNEYNMELYRQQAAMMNRGMFPGVGGKVTESKPRLAKDEVDKLEREFQRNNKPNSSLKKQLAEEMRVDIARINNWFQNRRAKAKQEKRAQENEARRKSEQAADESTNSETIKESFHDHDDDLRPSKAPFPPVKAHPGVTSSRESSPSEGTETPEQSAEQPHVIAEETESEYASPESSNSFQHQDLNISYALASDAFFSDQPSCDFTSSMPLEASHPTPGHLTLSIPNQFMSHLPESTSASSFSSYHHLSSASDFGDSLAPMAHSLSGNLTEPIPINIKQEQMQAEALNRFDPFSPASMSQSPPEMSTSDLRFRSPSTIDIASRRNSKRPAQLVSCMRSQSYNYSGPKTGIEMPRRMEAPSPMRRVASATGNFPRGIQKMSSSGPRSPLYFDRNQENLLLQMASRSPVSRSPAAPPTPNTPIVPSQQALRETTVSSMSSADDEKSYSHQNTLTVPQYAMDPTMRTPPDTPGMLTMPNSMFPTFDFNVPDDPLPTPSFGGFEQDFPALSTSIPSYVAHGCASQPVTPSYPPGNMGPAFYSSYGGGGNTEYNWSDASAVSAKPSPDQSRSRQFQFTNMTAQDFHGE